GGACGTGCCCTTCCCTGAGGATTTCGCCGTCTGTTAACTGAGGTTTCGCTGCACACGGGTGTGGGGGGCAAGGCGGGCTGAGCAGGACTGGAGCGGGACTCGGGGgtcacggcggggggggggctgccttTCTCTGATTGTCCAGTCAGGAGGGGTGTCCTCACAGGTTTCTCTGGGAAAACGGCCTCGTCTGAAGCCCCCTCATTACGTGTGCAAATGTGCAGCTGTACCTCGCAGGGGGTGGTAGGGTCTCTGTGTCACGAATGTGATGTCCCGACCACCCGAATTTCTATCCCTGTCGACCTCCACCCACAACAACCTGTGTCCCTCCATAGCTCTCACGGAGCCCCTTGGGGCAATCACGGCAGCTGATCTGGAAGGACGGCCGGAGGGTGACTCCCCAAACCTGCTGGGGCTGCCGGTCCCAGGTGCAAACCTGCAGGCCACATTCCCCCCGGCATCCGTGTccctggggcggggaggaaggggagcAAGCGGATCAAGTGATGGCTTTTAGTGCGGGACGGCCTTCTGTAATGGCTCAGGATGCTGTGCTCCTACTGTCCTTCTCTACCGGGAGTGCTCTCCCGCGGGCTTCCGTCACAACCTCCAGACTGACCGAAGGTCCAGGAGGTGGGCGGACAGGAGGCCACTCAgaccccaggctccagggcctAGAGGCTGTGAGAACGCCGCgggaaggggggtgggcaggaaggggaggaggccgagaaagagagaaagagagagagagagagagagagagagatggagaggacaGAGATGCACTCGGAgacggaggagggaggagagaggcgcGGGAGGGAGACCGGAGGCAGAGAGCCTGCTCTGGACCTCCCCCGGGTGCACACGGAGCCCCCGCACGGGTTCCCGTTCCAGAAAGGGGGTCGGAGCCTCAGGACGAGAAGCGTGTGAACGCGGGGCAACCAGAGGGAACTACAGAGACAGTGAACTAACAGCTGGAAGCCAAGGGCATTGCCTCCTAATCCAGGTACTATCACTGTTCAGTCCTGAGAACAAGATTTTTTGAAAGAGCtattgctaaagaaaacagtcacTATTGATTTTATTGcacttttcctctttaaaaatagtcAAACACAAACTATGAGAGACGGAGCTGAGGTCTGGTGGGAAGGGAAGCAACAAGAAGGGAAACGTGAACTCAATTCCTTTGAGGGAGAGACCCACCCCGCCCCGCTTGTAGGGGACCGCCCCCTGTCAGCCCGCTCGCTCGCTGCTGTGACGGGGACGGGGCTCGCCTCCACAAGGGCCAAGTCTGAGGATGTGCTCGGTGGTTCTGGCAGCCAGAGGCAGCCCCCTGCATCCCGCGCCCTGCTCCTCGGCTCAGATGGCTTGTGATCTTTATAAGGTTAGGGTCTCGGGGTCAAACCTAGCGATGGCCACTCTGCCAAGGCTAGGGGAGCCCTCCATTGTGCTGCCAAGGAGCACCCTGGGCATCACAGCCCACGGGGACCCGCCCTCTCAGACCAGGCGGGGACCCCAGAGGAAGGCCCGTGGCAATGGGCCCCAGGGGAGCCAGAACTGGGGCGGGCTCCCCGTCCCCACTCCGGGGTTCACAATTCAAAGCTCTGTGCTCTTCCTGCCCAACATGGGGGGTGTCGTGTCACCTGCTGTGGCATTTGCTGAGTGTCCTCTAGTTTCCTTTGCAGAAGGCAGCTCCCACCTCTCTTCCCTGTGACCGTGGGCAGCCAGCACTGAACCCCCTGGACCGAGACTGCACATGGGTCGGCCCTGATGTTTACGGCGGACCACAAGGAAGTCGGGTGGCCAAAGACCTCACCGTGGTGGGGTGACAGATCCTGCAAGGACAGGACAAGCAAGTCCTGCGGTGCTCCCCGTACAGGGCCTCCGGGCCGGGGACTCCAGCCGGCCCTGCTGTCACGGGAGGCCTCTCCCCACAGGCTGATGGCAGCCGGAGACACACTCCCTTGGGGCCCCTTTTACAAGGCTCCATTCCTGGCGATACTCCTCCTCCGTCCTCAGGAGCCCAGctgagtggggcaggggcggcagccgggaggagggaggagagaggtcAAACACTACGGAAGCTCCAAGCCTTAGCCCTGTCCTTCATTCCATCTCACTCGGCTCCTGAAGAGCCTACTCTGAACTCTGACCCGCTCGGTCGCCCTCTCTTCCTGATGACCTGCCCACCTTTCCTGACCCTCCTTCCCTTCAGCCTTCTGAGAACACCAGCCTTCTTGAAAGGCTGACCCTGCGGAGGCACTGCTGAAGCTAAAGGGAAGACTGTGATCTTGACCTGGAAGCACTGGGAAGGCCAGCATGGTGCACTGAACATGCAAATCAGGGCCCACGCCCCTGGCCCTGCTGTTGctgctttcctccctggagacccGGAGCTGTGGCTGCCGGGAGAGGGCTGGGACATGCCTGCAGGGGTCCGGACCGGGATGCCTGCCCTGACACCTGACCTCAAACCCCAACCTCCGTTTGAGGGGAAGCCTTCGCCCTAACGCGCCCAGGGCCCAGCTAGTGCTCCCGGTGGGAAGGCCCGGCTCCCTGGGCGACCCACAACAGCGAGTCATCTCACAAAGCACTTGTATCAGGCCTTAGAAGATAGGACCAAAACCAGACCCTTTAAAACCCTGGTGTCGTTTGCTTGCGTAGCATTAGGATCGAGTCTCTAACCACGTTTTACTTAAGCTGGACTGGTGTGCGTTTCCTCGAGGTGCAGCTACTGGATGGGAGGCAGGGCACCCGCGTGGAGCCCGGTGAGGGGCAGGGGCATGCCTGGGGTGGAACACCCCCAGGGGGGACTCGGGAGTTGACTCCATGGGGCTCATGCCCATGAGCAAGTGAGATGTCACAAGCAGGTGAAAGGGGCTCGTTTTAAGAGGTAAACCTGTATTCCGTCCGACTTTCTGACTGGGTCCCCACAAAGCCGTCGGGCTGGAGGGGCAATAAGGTCTGTGGACTGAGGGCATGTTGGGGCATCTTTGCTGTGGTTCTGGGCCCAGGACTCTGCAGTTTCTTGAACCATCACTGCTTTTAACCAAATGGAATTGAGAGACcccggggctgggagctggggagatGAGGCTACTAGGCCCTCTGTGTGGACTGGCTTTGAGGGAAAGCGGGTGGTGAGGAGGTGTATTAATAGGCCACCAGCTGTCCCAGGTCCTTCCACACTCTGCACCCAGGCTtctggtgggaggaaggagagtaAGTAGAGACCTCATGCAATTCCCAGTTTGATTCAGAGCTCTTCTTGATAATGGGTGGCCTATCTTTCTGCTTTAAATCTTGGGGAttgatttaaatgatttaaatcttcttgggggtgcgggggagagaagagactagaaaaaaaaatttcctgaagGATATTGAGGGGTATACATGCAGGCTAGGGAAAGATGATTAAATCTgatcttttgccctggctggtgtggctcagtggactgagcaccagcctgcaaaccaaagggtggccagttcaattcccagtcagggcacatgcctgggttgcaggtcaggtcccagtagggggcaagcgagaggcaaccacacactgatgtttctctccctctctttctccttttcttcccctctctctaaaaatgaataaataaaatcttaaaaaaataaatctgatctTCTGTTTGTGCCTATTCATTTGTAGGTCTGGGGGCAGAGCGGTGGATCTGAGTGTGTGTATACATTCTGTGTGTATTGTGTGTCCTTGGTTGTGCACACTGCATCTCGAGTGCCTTGTACGGTAAATGCGATGAGTGTGTAAACCGAGTCTGTGTGTGTTCTGCACACAGAAACAAGGGCGAGTTGCTCTTCCCGTGTTCCGTAGGCAGACTCACCGCGTTCACGTAGCTCGTGTTtgccacacctgggttgcaggtcacaccTTGGACTTGGTGTGTGCAGGCCTTTGTCTATGTTCTGTATCAGTGAATCTACTCTGTGACCATGCCGGGAACACGTAACTTGGACATGGGTATGGCCACGTATGTTCTGTGTACACCCTTCTCATACATTTGGTCTCTGTGTTGTGCATGTGTGTTGCGtgttttgtctctgtgtatgtggCAATGGTGTACCGCTTTGTGGTGGGTGTGCATGCAGGTGTGCCTGTGAGTGTGAACACTTTAGAGTGGCGGGCCATGGACGCGGGGATAAAGTCTCCACCCTTGACCTAGGCCTCAGGTAGGGGTTGGGTCCCTCCTGCCCCATGTCTTGGCAATGCAGCACCAACTCCCATGAGGAGAGGAAGAGCGGCACAGACGCTTTGCACTGGGCCTGGGACACCCTGCAGACACCTGGGGATGTGGGTGACCAGGAACTAATGAGCACCCTGGGCCTAGCACCCTGAGCTGGTGCCCCACCCCCAAGGTAACTGTAGGTGCTAAACAGCCGACAgtgaggctggggccagggccacagTTGGGCAGCCCAACCACACAGCTCCCTGTGTCTGGGGAACTTCCGCTGTTACACTGAAAGGCAAAGAAGCCGGGATGAGCAGCAAAgcccccccaccgcacccccttCGGGGGCCAGCCCACACTCGGCCTGCAGGCCGTGCAGAGCTCAGCCACGCTCAGCctctttggggggtggggaccccTTCTCTACCGATCCTTCGGTTTGCTGAAGCAGCTCTGGCTGCCAATCTAGTGAGGAGCGAGTCTGAGCCTGTCCATCAAAATCACGCCTGCGGGTCATCCGGGGACTCCACCCCGCTGGTCCTGGGCTTTGGAAGTCTCCCTGTAGGGGAGGAAGATCCCTTTAAGTCCAGACCCGTGGGATCGGGTGCCCAGGAGCCCTCCTTGTTGGTGACCTTGGTTTCAAGGCAGGTGATCCACTCTAGCCCTCTAGGGGAAGGTTCCTGAAGGTGACCGATGCGGAGCCAATGACAATGAAAACCGAacagggtggggacagaggcGGGGGAGATGGTTACCACGAGGGACTGGAGGGGAGGCCCGGGGCCAGGCTGGCCCAGGACAGGGGGAGCCTCGAGGGCCGGGGGGGCCCTCGTGCGCTCGGTAAAACAAGCCTCAGCCACAGGGACTGAGGCTGCAGCACGTGGAGGGCAGAAGACAATTCTAACGTCTGAGAGTCCGTGGAGACCGGAGCGCCTGAGGCGACGGCAGCAAACCCAGGCCCAGGGGGGGTTACCGGCGAGGTCGATGAACCCGGGAGGCCTCTTCGATAACCAGCCCACCAAGCAGTGGGTCTGCTCCTGAACCTGAACTCCAGCGAGTGAAGATataggtgagtgtgtgtgcatgtaaatgtacacacacacatgtacatgtgtacatatacatacacacacgatAGTGCACATAGTCCGGCACATGCATCAGTTGCCCTGTGTCAAAAATATTGCATCAGCTTATCCAAGGTTCGAATGCAATGGTCTCTAGAGCTTGCTAGGTGGAGGAGCTTGGGAAGGAGAtgcttgatatatatttatatatagatagatatatatagatatatatagagagatatatacATCGGATCCACAGATCCGCCTTCCTCGGGACCAGACGCCCTGGTCGGCTGCACAGTCACGCCTGCGGCTCAGTTAACTCCTAAGGGGCAGTCGTGGTGAGGTGTTTCGGCGCTGCCTCCCCCGCCCACTCTCCCGGCTTTGCAGAGGCCTGTGCCCCCCGTCTGGAAGAACAGGtatggggagggctggagggccaGAAGTCGTGGGCCCCCCCTTCCAAATAGCCTCTTTTTTCTCCTGACTGAGGGCTTTCATCTTCTGATGGGGGAAAACCCCTAGTCCGACGCCATTCCTAGGCTTTTAATACTCTACGTGTGGATACTGTATAGGCTACTAAGAAAATAGGTTATCTCCTGTGTGTTAAATATTGAGAGTCATGCAGCAAACACCCATGCAGCTCTATTGCATCACTGGAAAATGTCACTGCAGCGTCAGAGCGGCTGGCCCACAGCGCTAGGCAAGCGGGTGTCTGTGAACCCCCGTGCCACGCAGCGGCAGGACCTGCCTCTGGGACCCTGAAGCCTGCGAGAATGGTGAGATCTGAGACCTGCAGTGGGAGAGGTCCCCGGGTTTGTTAGCTTCTCCCCACAGGCCTCCAGGGGAGCAAATGTGAAACTTGACGACTCCCCATCGGTCCCACTTAACTGTCCCTCCCCCGGGCTTCCCTCTCATCGACactgcagaggaaaaaaaatcaaatgcagcATTTTCCGTTATGAAACACAAGCCTCTGTCTGGAGCACACACTTGGCAGCTGCGATTCGCAGACCCCAGCCTGTGACAGAGACAGGGATTCCAACACATGGGACCACGCATTCTGTTCAGCGTAACACGGGGACGACCTCTCGAGTAGTTACCAGCGCTTTAAAGCTAAGCTACCGCGGTTCTCCTCTGTGCAGGTGGACTCAgatgggcgggggtgggggcgggggtggggttgggggtgcacCTGCTGGGCACTGCGCTGCGTGCATCGAATCAGGAAGGAAGGGTGGATCTCACGTGGCAGGTTGCGTATGTGCTATGAGGTGGcctcaaatcctggctccacggGTGACTCCCCATCTTTGGAAAAACCCCTCAACCGGTGATGAGGGTTCACGTGAGAGCCATGGATAGCTATTCTGTGTTCTAAGTCAAAAAATCAGAAGTTCAAAAGTCACTGGCACGACTACGGCTCTCCATGCAGAACCAGAGACACACGGTGGGACGGACTGACTACGGTGCAGGCTCTTACGCAATGTCTGCATTTAGTTCCACTGAGAGCTGCGAGCGTGTGGCTAGGCTGCGGTCAGACATCGGTTAGCATTTTGGTGATATTCACATAGTTTGTGTTGGCCAGGGTGCAGTTGGCCGTTTTCAAGTTCTCCTCTCTAAAGTCCTCGTTACTGTTGTTGACCCCCTCCTGGATCTCCATGTAGTCGGACTTACTAATGGTAGAGGCACTTCTACTTTTCTTTAGGTCAGGGGAGGATGGGATCTTTGGACAGCTGGTCACTTGCAAGTACTGggcctgctcctctccctctgtctcccggTGGTAGAAGTAGTTGAAATTGGACACTATGACGGGGACTGGTAAGGCAATGGTTAACACACCTGCAATCGCGCACAGGGAACCCACTATCTTTCCCCCAATGGTGGTCGGGACCATGTCTCCATAGCCTACAGTTGTCATGGAGACCACTGCCCACCAGAAGGCATCCGGGATGCTGGGGAACTGGGAGTCTCGTTCATCAGCCTCAGCGAAATAGACAGCGCTAGAGAAAAGAATGACCCcgatgaagaggaagaagatcaGGAGGCCCAGCTCGCGCATGCTGGCTTTGAGGGTCTGACCTAGGATCTGGAGACCTTTGGAGTGTCTGGACAGCttgaaaatcctaaagactcttACCAGCCGGATGACGCGGAGGATGGCCAGCGACATGgcctgctggccctgctgggcATCCTCTGGCTTCTCGGCCAGCTCCGTCCCCAGGGTGATGAAGTAGGGGATGATGGCCACGATGTCGATGATGTTCATGATGTTGGTGAAGAAGCCGGCTTTGCTGGGACAGGCGAAGAAGCGCACCAGGAACTCGAAGGAGAACCAGATGATGCAGAGCGTCTCCACGATGAAGAAGGGGTCGGTGAAGGAGGCGGACTGCTGGTACCCGACGGTGCTGTTGGCGTAGGTGTGAAAGGCCACCCCGCCGCCGTGCACGTCTTCGTTCTCGTCCCGGAAGATGGGCAGCGTCTCCAGGCAGAAGCTGACGATGGAGATCAGGATCACCATGACCGACACGATGGCGATGATCCGGGCGGGCCCGGAGCTCTCCGGGTACTCGAAGAGCAGCCACACCTGCCTCTGAAACTCGTTTTCGGGCAGGGGCCGCTCCTCCTCTTTGATGTAGCCTTCGTCTTCCCGAAACATCTCCATCGCCTCTTCCCCCAGCTCGTAGAACCGGATTTCCTCCGAGAATATGTCCAAGGGCACGTTCACGGGTCGCCTCAGCCGGCCCCCGGACTGGTAGTAGTAGAGGATGGCGTCAAAGCTGGGGCGGTTCCGGTCGAAAAAGTACTCGTTCCGGAGGGGGTCGAAGTACCGCATCCGCTTCTTCGGGTCCCCTAAGAGGGTCTCTGGGAACTGAGCTAAGGTCTTCAGCTGGGTCTCAAACCGCAGCCCCGAGATGTTGATCACCACCCTCTCGCAGCACTCGTGGTCCGCCTCTGGGTCGTAGGTGTCCTGCGGGTGCCCGGGGAGGGCAGCAGCCTCGTCCGCTGGGTCTCCGGTGGCCACTGTCATAGTTGGGACTGAGAGAAGCGCCTCACGCTACGCCTTCCAGCTGCCTGGCGGCAGGGAGCTCAAGGTGCTGCTGACGGCCCCAGGAGACACCGGGGCATGGGCCTGGCTCCTGCCGGAGAGCCCCGAGGGCTCCCTGAGAGCCAGCAGCACAGCTTGGCTGAAAGACAGAGGCGGTTCAAGACATGAGACCACTCGGCACTGGCAGCCCGGCTGGGGTTGCCCagtgtgtgccccccacccccgtctctcaGACAAGAGTTCAGAAGCATGACTGCCACCACCGGCAAGCACAGTTTAATTTCACCTCGCACCCTGGCTGGGGCTCACAGGGGAGGAGCTGGTGGCAATCTCCTTAAGAATGCTTTGGGACGCCCTGccctcgggggagggggcagtacCGGCCCCTCTGCACCCACCACAAGCAGGCGCACAGtccaattctggaggctggaagagaGCCATCCAGCGGGCGCTGAAGGGATGCCTTTCGGATCCCTGCACCCTGGGAGGTGTCTGCAGTGGCAGGGCTTGGACCAGGGTCTCCCGCAGTGCGCCCACCACAATGACCACACGTGGCTGCTCTTAAATAACAGACCGATTTACCTGGCAAGGCAGGGATCTGGAGCTCTCTCCCCTGCAGAGCTGATTAGATGGTGAGGGAATCCTAGCTACACAAACAGGCAGCCCGGCTCCCCATCACGTCTCCGCGCTTGAGCTAGAAATAATGGTGAGTCATTCTGGGCAGGAGGGCGGGCTCCAGGTCCTGGAGGTGAGCTCCGGGTCTGGGTGGGCTGCAGGGGCGCTGGGGTGGCCTGGTCAGGGCCACTCGGGATTCCAGGAGAGCTGTGCGTGGCTCTGGAACCTTTGGAAGGAAGGAGGCGAGACGCAAAGGTCAGCAGAAGCCAGAGTCCTCCTGGCTGTCCTCAGGAGGTGCAACATCGCTGGGAGACACAGCAGCCAGGCGGAACCGGGGCTCTCTCTCGGGCAGCTGCTGCCAAGCTCTGGGAGGGCTCTGGCAGCCTCCCTTCCATGTGCCTTCCATTCCCGATGGAGTCACACCTGAGGCTACCCCTCCGTCTTCCAGCCTCGTCTGGGCAGGCTTCCATCAGCTGGAAGCCTCTTCTCCCAGGAACAAGCCTTCCGGCTTGGCTGGGCCTGCCTCTccaggggcctccctgggctgAGCCAGATCCCCTGTTGGTCCTCGGCAGCCAGCGAGAGGGACTCCGGCCAAAGCCCTCCCACCCCTAGGTCAGGACACGGCGTCTGGAAGGGGGAGAGCTTCCTACACTACAGCCTACTACAAGCTCTGACCTCGGCAGGGTGCTGGAGGGAGGGCAGTCCCCACAAACGCCCAACACACTCCTTCAGAGCTCATCTAGGGAGACTCCTCACACAGAAAGGTCGCCTCTACAGAGCCGGCTGGCTGGGGCCCAGGACTGAGTGGCCCTCGGGTATCCTTAGGCTGCAGGCCTCCCTCCGTGGGAGCCTGACATTTGAAAGGGCAGGCGCTGGACCAccggtttctcaacagaaaaatccCTCCCATCTCCTGGGCAGGGCGGGCAGAACGGATGCTCAGCCAGCCTGGCTGTCAGGAGGCTTGGCAGCAAGAGGAGAGCGTGGAGGAGGCCGTCTGCTGAGCTGGCCCTGCCGGCCCCCGGGCGGGCAGGGGTCTAGGCCCTCTCCCCAGCGTCCGGGGCTGCAGCTGGGATTCTGCCGCGCATGTTCCTCGCCCGGCTCCGCGCTGGCGGCCCAGACCCACCGGCTGCCCGCGGCATCCAGAGTCGCCTTAACCCCCTCCTGCCCGGTCCGTAGAGGGGTGTCTTGCTGCGGGCCGAGCGCACCCCGGCTCGTTCGCCCTCAGGGCTCCGGCCGAGGGACCAACGAACCTCCATCGCCACCGCAACCACGGAAGCCTGAACTCTGGGGGCGCGGAGCAGGAGGCCGCCCCAGATCTGAGCCTTCCCGGAGCGCGGGGGCTCCGCGGCAGCCCGCCGCCCCGGGGAAGCGGAAAAGCCCTGCTTGGCCGCAAAGCCGCGCTGGTTCCGAGTCGAAGAGGAGCTTGCAGCCCACCGTCCCAAGCGATGCGGGTCCCACCGCCCGGTGCTATTTACCAGACGCAGCTGTGCGGTGGCCGCACTTCCCCTCCTCCGCCAGCGCCGAGCTGCACCCTCCGCGCCGCGCCGCGCGCAGCCCGGAGGGTCCCCGAGCCCGTTCGGTGCCTTCTCCTCCCGCAGGGCAccagccgcccccccccgcccccctcgccGCCCCGGTCCTccccggcccagccctggctcGCCCGCCCAGGACTCAGCCCCAGCCCATCGCGCTGCAGGCTGCGCCCGGCGCCCCGCAGCGCCTCCGGGCGCCGCAGCCCAGGCAGCGGAGCGGCACGCGCAGCCCAACGCCCTGACACCGATTTACCCTTCCGGACGGGCAGCGGGCGCCTCCATGTTCCTGGCGACCGCGAGCGCCGGCGGAACCGCGGTGGCGGCTGCAGGCGGGTGCGGGCGGCCAGCCGGGAGCCGGCTCTGCAGTCCGGCGGGCGGCGCGTACGGAGCGCCCGGCCGCCGCCCGCAGCCGCACCGCGCCGCACCGCGCCACGCAGCGCCGCACCTGGCCGGCTGCGAACTCCGCTTAAAGGGGCcggcgggggccgggccggggccggggccagagTCCGGGCTGGCGAGGTGCGCGCCTGCTGCCCCCGCCGCGCGGGTCCGCCAGCTGAGTGCCGGGgtcggcccccaccccccaggaaaaTACCCCCTTATTTGGCAGTGGCCGGCTTGCTAACCAGAACCTCGTGGAGAACTCAGCTGGGGCCGGGGAGCTGGGGGAGAAGTTGAGGAGCGGTCAGGAGGGGCTCCTGCCAACACGGCGAAGCAGTCACGGGGCAAACAATGGAAAGCCGCCATCCCTGGCCCGTGGAGGGAACCAGTCCCGCGGGACAGGCGTCGTGCTCATGACGACGCTGCCAGGCCGAAGACCCTCTCTTAGCCCCCTCCTCCAGCACGGCCGCTCCAGTTCCCTCTTACCCAGCCATAGCTTTGGCTTCGGAGGAACGCAGCAGGTGCGGCCGCAGCGTGGCAGAAACTTGCTGCTGCGTGGGCCCCCGCCGAGGGGGGAGAGCCGCAGGGACCCGCAGGATTGCAGAGCCGGTcctccagacccctcccccaccccaccggcTCGGGGTACGGAAGGCTGGAGCACCTGCATTCACCCACTCACCGATCAGATAGATCCCCCAGAGACCTTACGGAGCCAGCTGGAACTCAGCTCTGAAACGGGGAGGGCAGCCCCAGCGCCCTGGGCCGGGGAGGATGCCTTCAGCTCTTCGAAGAGTGTGTGCGGAAAGCGCAGCCTGCCCTCTGTTCTGATCCGGGACCTGAGAAAGTCCAGGGTGCTCTTGGGAACGTCCCCGCAGCCACAAGCCCCTGCCAGTCCTGTTCTCCAGATCCACCTGGCAAACAGTGGTTCCCTGAGCCCAGACTGCAATGCAGAGGCCCGGGAAGGCATCTGCTGGGCCCCCCTTGCTCAGACGAGCTCCTCTCCAGGCCCGTAGCTTGTGATGAAAGCTCTGAGAGGCCAGAAGGTCCAGCTCTGTGGGATGCTGCCAGTTCATCTGGGTAGTCTACCCAgagctgtggggggcaggggagggttgTCTGGGAGGGCAGTGACCTCAGTGAGCTCTGGGGATGGCAGATGATTACAAGGCAGGGTTTCCAGCCCCTTGAAGCTGAGCGGTCACTGTCCCAGCCAGAGTGTGGCCTGGGTAGTTGGGAACTGGGAAGGTTGAGACCCGAATCCTGGGCCACTCGCTAGGCAGGTTAAGTTCCATCTCTGGACCTCGGTGCTTTCATCTGCAACACGCAGGCACCTCCTGGGCTGCTGTGAGGGTGGTGTTGTTTGCAGGACGAGCGTGGCACCCAGCAGACCCTGCAGGGACGAGGGCCTTCCCACTCTGCCTCGCTGCGACACTGCCCACCTCACGCCTGCCTCCAGCTCAGCTTTCGGCTGTTTCTTCTCCACGTGCCTCGTTGCCGGGGCTTGTCGCCCCGTCCTCTCTGCTTACAAGCTTGCCCCACCCCTCACTTCCCCCGAGGTCTCAGCCTTTCCCACCTGTCACCACACTGTCCCCAGAACCTGCCTGGCACTCCCAGAAGcctccctggcccagcccc
This portion of the Phyllostomus discolor isolate MPI-MPIP mPhyDis1 chromosome 14, mPhyDis1.pri.v3, whole genome shotgun sequence genome encodes:
- the KCNA2 gene encoding potassium voltage-gated channel subfamily A member 2 codes for the protein MTVATGDPADEAAALPGHPQDTYDPEADHECCERVVINISGLRFETQLKTLAQFPETLLGDPKKRMRYFDPLRNEYFFDRNRPSFDAILYYYQSGGRLRRPVNVPLDIFSEEIRFYELGEEAMEMFREDEGYIKEEERPLPENEFQRQVWLLFEYPESSGPARIIAIVSVMVILISIVSFCLETLPIFRDENEDVHGGGVAFHTYANSTVGYQQSASFTDPFFIVETLCIIWFSFEFLVRFFACPSKAGFFTNIMNIIDIVAIIPYFITLGTELAEKPEDAQQGQQAMSLAILRVIRLVRVFRIFKLSRHSKGLQILGQTLKASMRELGLLIFFLFIGVILFSSAVYFAEADERDSQFPSIPDAFWWAVVSMTTVGYGDMVPTTIGGKIVGSLCAIAGVLTIALPVPVIVSNFNYFYHRETEGEEQAQYLQVTSCPKIPSSPDLKKSRSASTISKSDYMEIQEGVNNSNEDFREENLKTANCTLANTNYVNITKMLTDV